TTCACAAGAGGGCAAAGATTAGGGCAAAAATATGGAACCTGAAACATATACTTAAAAAAGGATTACTTTGGAATTGaaccactcacctgcacacaaAATTAGTTTGTCAGATAGTCAGGAATGTGTCACAGAGGTCAGTGAGTGCAAGAACTCGGTTAAATGCTATTAGTCAAGACATAGGAATTTTACAGCAAGAATATAGTGTGATCAATGATTCTGTATTGATTGCTTTGGTGAAGATTGCACCTTGCGGGGAGGAAGGGAATCACTGACTgataccactggatgggggcatttTAACAGCTTATTTATCGAATCGAAACTGATCTTCAGGAGTGTTGACAGTTCTTCACTTTGTTCAGGTACTGCATTGAGAagtaaattttagtttagtttagagatacagcgtggaaacagggcctttggcccaacgagtccatgctgaccagctatCACCGGTACACAATCCTGTACACTACCACCTGTTCAATcctgcacaccggggacaatttaaagaagccaccaaacctgcatgtgtttggaatgtgggaggaaaccggagcacctggagataacccacacagtcacagggagaatgtacaaactgcacgattgcacatcggtagagttgctgccttccagcgccagagaccccaggatTTATcctgagtttggacgttctccctgtgtctacgtgggttttctccgggtgctccggtttcccccacactcctaagaaatacaggtttgtaggtttattggctttgataaaaattgtaaattgtcccgattgtgtaggatagtgctagtttaagggctggcgtagactcgatgggccgaagggcctgtttctgcgctctaaactaaactaaactccgtacagaaaacaGCCAtagtcaaggtagacaaaagtgctggagaaactcagcgtgtgcagcagcatctatggagtgaaggaaataggcaacgtttcggcccgaaacgttgcctatttccttcgctccatagatgctgctgcacccgctgagtttctccagcacttttgtctacctttgattttccagcatctgcagttccttcttaaacagccatAGTCAAGGATTTAATCAGGGTCTTTGgctctgtaaggcatcaactctactgcagtgCAAGTCTGCCGCACTATGCAGAAAATTAAATCTTGCTTTAAAATATTGTACTTTCACCCACAGTGAGCATCAGCAATCTCCCAGCCAGTTGTCGATGTCGGGGAGTGGAGGTGATCCACAGTGTGAGGGCAACAGCAACaaaaggagaaggcaggacaatgggactCCGCTGGAGCGCTTTGATCGGAAGCACTTGAGCGTCACAGACCTGAGTCGCCAGGCTTGGTGCGAGCAGCAGGTGGTTTACGGGCTGGAGCTGCCGCACATTCTGCAGCTACGTGACGATGCACCAGTCGTGAAGGCTGGCAGCAGCAtccatctggcaagaggtacTCTTATCAGGCTCCATGAAAGGGGCTCCACTATTCTGCACTAAAGTACAGGTACACCACcagttttccggcacccttggttccagtgcCTTGCCGCTTTATCTGTTTTGCTGGACcaccataataaataaataataaataaatgaaataaatcaatcaatcaatcaatcaacctttattgtcatcttgcaaagcaataagttgtacagtgcaaaatgaaaagacgtttcccagggaataccggagcatcgcacataaaacttaaacatttcacacataataaaaccaataaaaacaatccagtccctgatgaaacagtacaaatagttaaaaagtgcaagtaaaacagcaacattaaaatacagtaaaaaagcCATAAAATGTcccgggcagctgatttaagtggccagtgccagacttattaaattgtcagtgcaaagaagcagaatcaggtggagtgattcTGAATAATCATTCATAATACGGGTTGTTGTCCCCGCTCCACATGTTGTTTTATCCAGAGAATGGGAAGAGGGGAGACGCGAGAGCAAGGTCACTGGCACATTAGTAAATGCTCACAGCAAACCGAGCTCGGCTACTGTTCAGGGGCTGCTTGGCTGTGCTCTCCGTCTATCCTCTAGCCAGGCCTGCTCACAGTGTTATAGGAACGAtgtttgttaagctggaaagggtgcggagaagatttacgaggatgttgccaggactcgagggcctgagctacagggagaggttgagcatacTCAGACTCTATTCcacagagcgcaggaggatgaggggtgatcttgtagagatgtttaaaatcatgaggtgaagaaattagggtgaatgcacaatttGGAATTACCAGCACCAGCCTGCTCCAAtatggactcgaggacctgagatatagggagaggttgggcacgttagcactctattccttggagcgcatgaggatgaggggtgatctaatagaggtgaacaaaatcatgagaggaatagaccacagattctcttgcccagagtaagggaatcgagaaccaaaggacataggtttaaggtgaggggggaaaggaacctgagcggtaacctttccacacagagggtggtgggtgtatggaacgagctgccggagcaggtagttaaggcaggtactatcgcaatgtttaagaaacaattagacaggtacacggatagggcaggtttagagggatatgggccatacgcaggcaggtgggactagtgtagatgggacatgttgatcggtgtgggcaagttgggctgaagggcctgttgccacgctgtatggctctatggctTATGACTTGATCTCGAGTCAGGCAACACGCAGCCCTGAGGCTCGTATATGCTCCCAATcagattttttaaatgaaaaaaagggATCCTTGGGTCGCAATGGATAGATCCCTTTCACATGGGGATGATGGAGTCGCTCATGTATACTGAAGTtgtgaaggtagacgaaaatgctggagaaactcagcgggtgaggcagcatctatggagagaataggcaacatttagggtcgagaccaaggggcccttcagcccaacttgtccatgccaaccaagatgccccatccacagtagtcccacctgcctgtgtttggtccatatatctctctaaacctttcctacccatatacctgtccaaatgtattttaaatgttgcaatactaCCTACCTCGACCacgtctggctgctcgttccatacacccatcactgaAACATACCTCTCGGGTCCCTATGAACTATTTTCCCACTCACCTAGGTCCTATGTATGAATTGCTGAATTTGCTGAAGATGCAATGATAGGAGGGAAAGTAAGTTGTGAAGATGCTATTATGAGACACTAAAGAAATGTTAGATAATTGAACAAAGATTGAACAAAGATTTGGCAAATGGAGTAAATTGTgggaaaatgtgaaattgtctaTTTTGGCAGGAAGAAATAAGAGAGCATATTCACAAGTcaaagaagcagaattaggccattcggtccatcgagtctgccattcaatcatggctaatcgatCTTTCCTTCTGAACctaatttcctgccttctccccgcgcCATTACTACTCACGAATCATTCaacctctgttttaaaaatacccgatgatTTGGCCTCTgcagacgtctgtggcaatgaattccacagattcagcacattctgactaaagaaactcctcatcttctttctaagtcTGGTGTAGGGCCAGATaaggaccatcacttatctacctgcacataacgtaTATCCCTCTTGTGTATGaacgagtgtgaacaggtgatcgatggtcggcatggacttggtgggccaaaagtcctgtttccattctgtatctataAATGAAACTTTCTGTCCATCTTGATTTGTATGTGTTTTACATTATGCTATATATTAGTGTTTTATTTAAAGGATtgtgttaaaaatgttaaatttctCTTTGGTTTGCTCTAGAGTTGGAGATTCAGGACATCGTCCCAATAAACATAGAGAGCCGAGAAGATAGTTGGGCTGTTAAACTTCTTAATTTTCTCTCGATGATACAGTTCTTGCAGGCAGGTAGGTCAAAGATATCAACTGATTGTTGCAAAGCCgacacatcaaagtagggaagttGTATTTGGCAACAttttggttcaatcctgacctcgggtgctgtctgtttgaagtttgcacattctttgtgtgactacgtgggtttcctccggattctctggtttcttccctcaTCCGAAAGTCGTGTAgtttgtcaagagtgttttattgtcatatgtcccggacgggacaatgaaattcttacttgttgcagcactacagaatatgtgaatatgtaaacaaatatagtgcaataataatagccttttgcagttcagaactcagagcttattcgttgttgtgtttaatagcctgatggctgtggggaagaagctgttcctgcacctggacgttacagttttcaggctcctgtaccttcttcctgatggcaacggtgagatgagtgcgtggccaggatggtgtgggtctttgatgatttggctgcctttttgaggcaggttAATAGCGTTCTTTCTGTTTTAAGACATTGCTTTGCTGGCCTCTGTAGGGTGCGGATGGCCTGTTTACACCAtttctgggcggcacagtggtgcagctgatagagctgctgactcatgGCACGAGATACcctgttcgattctgacctcggctgctgtctgtgtggagtttgtacattccggttttctcccacatcccaaaggcgtacaggtttgtcggtttattgacttcagtaaaaattataaattgtaccAAGTAGGTAGGatagtcttcttcttgcgaatggtgtgtacagcctaaagtacacgtcgggttgattgcattcgtcaaaacagggtggaccacgtgaaggttgcaatctcctacccttgtaggatagtgctagtttgcgggtgtgatcgctggttggcacggactcgatgggccaaatggcctgtttcctcgctgtatctctaaagttgaaaactagtgtgaaccggcaatcgatggtcggcgtagattcggcgggccgaagggcctatttccacactgtatctctaaagttaatcttaagaaaggagatgaggaatttctttagtcagagggtggtgaatttgtggaattcattgccacggaaggctgtggaggccatcaatgaatATTATTAAGAcggagattgccagattcttgattagtacagatgtggagggacggcaggagaatggggttaatggggaaagatagatcagccatgatagaatgacgaagtagacttgaagacttgatggaccgaatggcctaacgctgctcctataactaatgaacaactggtaattgatggtcggcatggattcggtgggctggttTTATAATCCCAGCTGAGAATTGACAAATTCTAGCTGAAAACCAGTTGGATTAGACTGTGAGACCCACTGCACAGAAATCTTTAGCTGATAACCAGATGAGCCAATGTCATGATTTGGTTGTGTGTTCTTCAGGAGAGCGCGTACGAGAGCTGCCCGTGTTTGGAGAAGTGGAGGGGATTTTGCTGGTGGGTGTGATTGACGAGCTGTGCTACAGTCCCAGTGGTGAGCTGGAACTGCGCGAACTGAAAACCCGTGCCCAGCCGACATTCCCCAGTGCTGCCCAAAGGAAGAGCCACCACTTACAAGTAAGTAAGTCGGGCGAGAATCATTCGAAACACATTCATTTTACACCGACGTATAGCTCACAAGCTTAcagagtacaattaggccattcggcccatcgcgtctattccaccattggctgatctctgcctacaaatccaattttcctgccttctccccatagcccttaacacctgttctaatcaagaatttgtctatctctgccttgaaaatatccactgacatgccctccacagctctctgtggcaatgagttccacagattaactatcttctgactaaagaagttcctcctcacctcctttctaaacgagcgtcctttaattctgaggctatgactggtcctagactctcctaccagtggaaacgtcctttccacatccactttatctattcctttcattattctgtaggtttcaatgaggttccccctcattcctctaaactccagtgaatataagcccattagGTTAACTTAGAGCAAGTGTGGGCgggcgattgatggtcggcgtggactcggtgggccgaaggaacgtttccatgctgtacctttcaattatTTCATGATCCCAGCTAAAAAATTGACTAATACTGACTGAAAATTGCCTcctgtgtgtaggaagtggatgggaaagtgagaaGACATGAAGAAGTGTGAGcggctgatcgatggtcagcgcagactcggtgggccaaaggcctgtttccctgctctatcTCTAAAAAAATGTTTAGAACAAAACAAATGGTCCTCCCCAGACTCCTTTGGGTCGGCTTACCCACGTGCATGTTGTGGGTTAGATTTTGCGCCATCTTATAGTAGAGTCAAGTTCATGAGCACTAACATGGAGCTTTCGTGAGTCAGAGTAAATTCCAAGTGCATGCTGTGTGGCTTCTTTATCAGTCCCCTCTCCCCTGGGTCAGAATGTTTTTGGTTCAAGACCCATCAGGTCTTAAATGCACAACTGCAGCGCCGTGATACACTGATATCCCCAAATCAACAAAATCTCCTGTTAATTGTTTAGTTATAACTTATCTTTTACTCTCACAGAAAGTGACAAAAGAGTGATAAGATGTCTTGGCACTTGATTTTGCAACTGAAAGAAGAATCTGTATGTTGCTGAgatttgtttccatgtttcttTACCACGGAACTAGGGACCCTAGTATGTTATCTGGCTTATAAACAGATATTGTCTCTGTGGTACACAGAAAGGgtagggtagtttagtttagcgatacagcatggaaacaggatgttcggcccactgagtccgcgccgaccatcgctcacccattcacactagctgtatgtagaaacaaggatgcagttctatgttgtcccgtatcctcattcactccctacaagcTAGGGAaacttacagagggccaattaaccgacaaaccagcaaatctttgggatgtaggaggaaaccggagcacccatgcggtcatggagaatgtgcaaactccacactggcaacacccgaggtcaggatcgagtccGGGTCCCTgatactgtgagacagcagctctaccagctgcgctactgtgcacCCTTAAGAGGCTTTAATTTGTGTATGGCTTTAACGATAGCTTTCCTCTAATAAAACCAAATTCCTTTGATTGTCAGGTCAGTGTGTACAAGCTTCTGTTTGAGGCTTTGGTCAAAGGCcagctgaagaaagacacaatcgTTCAACATCTTCAGTTACAAACAGAGCGGAGCTTTGGTTCGGAGGTCATGCTGCACGCTAAGAAGATGGGCCTGTTTGTAAACACATTTGGTGAACTCTTGGATTTGATATTTTTGAACCTGATGTACATTGAGATCCCCACCATTGACGTTCTGAAGATCGAGTACTGCTACCAAGCCGATGCCTCTGTGATCGGGACGGAAGTGGTGCGCTTTGAGGAGAAGCAGGTTGTAAAGGAGCTGAAACATTACTGCTCCTTCTGGAAGGGCCAGCGGGAGGCCCAGGGGGTGGATATTGAGGAGGCCTGGAAATGCCGATCGTGCGACTTTGCAGACATCTgtcaatggagagagaagaaagcCGAAGAAGCTGTCGAGAGGAATCGAGCAAATCACAGAAAATGATCATAATTTAGTTTAGacctacaggccctttggcccaccgagtccgcatccacccgcgatccccgcacactagtactATCATACATTGCGgactatttacacttataccatgccaattaacctacaaatcttgcgtaaggaactgcagatgctggtttaaaacgaaggtagacacaaaatgctggagtaactcagcgggtcaggcagcatctctggagagaaggcatggatgatgtttcgggtctgaagaagggtctcgacccgaaggtcAATGATGGACCTCTACTAGATATTTTTGTGATGATTTATCGTTGATGTGGAAACGAAAATAACTTGTTTTGTGACACATTTCATAACCAGAGGTTGTTCCAAAGGACTTTGGTCAATTAAATTCTGTTAAAAGATGTTAACTGCACTTATTATTGTGTTGTGAAACACATTTTATATTTAACTGATTGTAAGTTGTGATCCAACCGATGCATTTAGACAAAGTGTACCTGTTTCCTTAAAAAGCTTTCGGGACATGAGTTGCACGGTGGCACACCggtattgccttacagcgccagacacccgggttagttcctgactatgggtgcttgtccctacgaagtttgtacattctccccgtgacctgcatgggttttctccaagatatttggtttcctcccactctccaaagaacgtacaggtttgtaggttaattggctttgtatcaacgtaaaaaaaaatttcccttgtgtgtgaagggtagtgttaatgtgcgggtatcgctggtctgtgcagactctgtgggccgatgggcctgtttctgcgctgtatctctaaactaaacaatgcattCCAGATTTCAACCACCGTCTAATTAAAAGGTCCACTCCAAATCTTATCATTACCTGGGTGTAGATGCAGTTGCTGAGGTGAAAAGTTTCTCATTATTTACTATATCGATGCCTCATATACATCTGGATGGAGTTATAAAACGTATCTCTGTCTAGAATTCCAATTGAGACTGTCTTATCGGAATGGGAGGAAGCATTTCACATGAAATCTAAGAATTGGCCTGCCAGTATCCCAGTGATTCATTTCAATGTCTTTGCCTTGTTGAAAAATAAGCTGCTGTTGATGTTacatattattattatcatgtctaTAAGCTCCAAACGTTTGTACATTGTCCAGAACTACTAATAGCATTTATTGAGCTTCAAATatttattacactgaaaaaatGCTCATTACTTTTTTAAACCTCAAACAACATTTGCTGACGTTATTGTGTTTTGTATCTATTTCTCTATTGGGTTcaataaacaaacataataaaaAACACGAGTTTGtataaaaatcaatattttttctcTGAAAGTGCGGACAAATGTGCTTGCGATGTTTCCATTGATGTGTTGTATGTCAAGATGTTTTTATATCCTTTTGGTAATAATTCCTTGGGAGTCAGCTGCAGTTTTACCAGTATTAACCAGTATTAACATGGaaggtaaggtacacaaaattgctggggaaactcagcgggtgcagcagcatctatggagcgaaggaaataggcgacgtttcgggccgaaacccttcttcagactccagctccAGCTTTAACATGGAAGGTATATTTGTTTATAGTTcagcttcagtttagttcagtttagttttttgtcacgtgtaccgaggtacagtgaaaaactgtagttgcgtgctaaccagccagcaggaaggcaatatatgattacaatcaatgcatttacagtgtatggatacatgataaggggataaagtttactgcaaggtaaagccagcaaagtccaataaaggatagtccgagggtcaccaaagaggtagctaATAGTTATAGAAACAAGGCAATGCAGAgattggtttacaaaagaagacagagtgctggagtaactctgcgggtcagacagcaactcaggagaacgtggagaggtaccgaataatgaaaggactggatagagtggagatgGAGGGGATGTTTGCACccagtgggatagtctaggaccagggcACATAGCCTCACAAATAAAGGACATaaccttttagaaaggagatgaggacgtTCTTtaccagagggcggtgaatttgtggaattcatcgccacaggcaactgtggaggtcaggtatttttaaagcagagattctcaggttcttgattagtaaggatgtcaggggagagggcaagagaatgggattgagagggaaagatagatcagccattatcgaatggtggagtagatgcaatgggccgattggcctaattctgctcctatgacttgtgaacattttgggttgggatctgaCAAAAACATTGACAAAAACattacgtatccatgttctccagagatgttgcccgacctgctgagctactccagcattctgcatcTTTTTTGGATATATGGATTGTCACCAGGCCTCTCCTTATGATATCAAGTTGTATCAGGGCTGGACACAAATATGACCATGAATATTTAGGATGTGTATCACTAGACAATGTCTGTGGGGCATAACGAATCCTCCAAgtatagtttagagctacagcgtggaaacaggcccatcggcccactgagtccgcgctgaccaacgattgcccgtacactagttctatcctgcacacactagggacaatttgcagagaccATTTACCCTACAAACTCtcattctttggaatgtgggaggaaacaggggaACGCTGAGAAAGCCCATGGGATCACAGAgaaaacatgtaaactccatgctgacagcacccgcagttaggatcaaacctgggtctctggggctgtaaggcagcaactctaccactgtgctgcccggaaCACAGTTGCTGCAAAGTCAATGACGGACCTGTACTAGATATTTTTGTGATGATTTATTGTTGATGTGGAAACGAAAATAACTGGCATACCTCACAACCAGAGGATGTTCCAAAGGACTTTGGTCAattaaatgctactaaaagttaTTAACTATTTATTATTGTGTTGTGATACTCAGTTTGTATTTAATTGATTGTAAGTTGTGATCCAACCGATGCATTTAGACAAAGTGTACCTGTTTCCATAAAAAGCTTTCGGGACATGAGTGATCCAGCAgcagaactactgccttacagcaccagagactcaggttcgatcctgactacgggtgcttgtccatacggagtttgtatgttctccctgtgatctgcatgggGTTTTTcctcaagatctttggtttcatagaaacatagcaacatagaaaataggtgcaggaggaggccattcggcccttcgagccagcaccgccattcattgtgatcatggctgatcgtc
Above is a genomic segment from Amblyraja radiata isolate CabotCenter1 chromosome 28, sAmbRad1.1.pri, whole genome shotgun sequence containing:
- the exo5 gene encoding exonuclease V isoform X1, with product MRRREVGAGGAASPGKPERCEGDDAHTLYRSSESDQGTDTASCSEHQQSPSQLSMSGSGGDPQCEGNSNKRRRQDNGTPLERFDRKHLSVTDLSRQAWCEQQVVYGLELPHILQLRDDAPVVKAGSSIHLARELEIQDIVPINIESREDSWAVKLLNFLSMIQFLQAGERVRELPVFGEVEGILLVGVIDELCYSPSGELELRELKTRAQPTFPSAAQRKSHHLQVSVYKLLFEALVKGQLKKDTIVQHLQLQTERSFGSEVMLHAKKMGLFVNTFGELLDLIFLNLMYIEIPTIDVLKIEYCYQADASVIGTEVVRFEEKQVVKELKHYCSFWKGQREAQGVDIEEAWKCRSCDFADICQWREKKAEEAVERNRANHRK
- the exo5 gene encoding exonuclease V isoform X2, translated to MSGSGGDPQCEGNSNKRRRQDNGTPLERFDRKHLSVTDLSRQAWCEQQVVYGLELPHILQLRDDAPVVKAGSSIHLARELEIQDIVPINIESREDSWAVKLLNFLSMIQFLQAGERVRELPVFGEVEGILLVGVIDELCYSPSGELELRELKTRAQPTFPSAAQRKSHHLQVSVYKLLFEALVKGQLKKDTIVQHLQLQTERSFGSEVMLHAKKMGLFVNTFGELLDLIFLNLMYIEIPTIDVLKIEYCYQADASVIGTEVVRFEEKQVVKELKHYCSFWKGQREAQGVDIEEAWKCRSCDFADICQWREKKAEEAVERNRANHRK